One region of Nitrospirota bacterium genomic DNA includes:
- a CDS encoding sigma-70 family RNA polymerase sigma factor translates to MENAVMTLEGPGAAKKAEFEDLTLKYLDSLYGFALVLTGNSDDAHDLVQDAYLRAFRFYHRYEHIANYKAWLFTITKNLFINRYHQRAREVSLTELEIVEDDPYESPKEILVAASDRHQRGLFRQDFQRAMDSLPHKLRLAVLLKDVEGFDYKEIAEIMSCPLGTVMSRLSRGRNLLKKSLKDYWAHRQPRAVSASHQHAVA, encoded by the coding sequence ATGGAAAACGCAGTGATGACGCTGGAAGGACCCGGAGCAGCAAAAAAAGCCGAGTTTGAGGATCTGACGCTCAAGTATCTGGACTCACTGTATGGTTTTGCGCTGGTTTTAACCGGCAACAGCGATGACGCACACGATTTGGTTCAGGATGCGTATCTTCGGGCTTTCCGTTTCTACCACCGGTATGAACACATCGCGAATTATAAGGCGTGGTTGTTTACGATCACCAAGAATCTCTTCATCAACCGCTACCACCAGCGTGCCCGTGAGGTCTCGCTGACAGAGCTTGAGATTGTGGAGGACGACCCCTACGAGTCTCCGAAAGAAATTTTGGTCGCCGCGAGCGACCGCCATCAACGCGGGCTCTTCCGACAGGACTTCCAGCGGGCCATGGATTCTTTGCCGCACAAACTTCGTTTGGCCGTTCTCCTCAAAGATGTCGAGGGGTTTGACTATAAAGAGATCGCTGAAATCATGAGTTGTCCGCTCGGCACCGTGATGTCGCGCTTGTCCCGCGGGAGGAACCTGCTGAAAAAATCCCTCAAGGATTATTGGGCCCATCGCCAACCCCGCGCGGTGTCAGCGAGCCACCAACACGCGGTGGCCTAG
- a CDS encoding vitamin B12-dependent ribonucleotide reductase: protein MTGDSAPTVSKSPAPRISPNALKVLQKRYLAKDEQGRVVESPQELFERVARNIAQAERLYGTDAEVDRAYERFYTIMAELDFLPNSPTLMNAGRELQQLSACFVLPVGDSMEDIFETVKQAAIIHKTGGGTGFAFSRLRPKDDVVRTTGGVASGPVSFMKVFNHATEAVKQGGTRRGANMGILRVDHPDVLEFITCKTDTKEITNFNISVAITDRFMAAVERGEEYDLVSPRNGQTVRRLPAREVFDRIASSAWRNGEPGLFFIDVTNRTNPTPHVAAMEATNPCGEQPLLPYESCNLGSINVERHVIRQNGCYEIDWSRLEQTIRTSVRFLDNVIDMNAYPIPQIEAITKANRKIGLGIMGFARLLFKLGIAYDSNDGVAMGRQIMKFFRDIGYDESRRLADERGPYAYWEGSLHQKQGHRLRNSYVTTVAPTGTISMIADTSGGCEPEFSLIWYKNVMDGEHLPYVLEDFIEVAKREGFWRDDLIQRILDNHGSARGLSDVPEHWQRVFATSHDVAPEWHVRMQAAFQAHTDSAVSKTINLPASATVEDVKKAYQLAYTLGCKGITVYRDGSRDEQVLNIGQSAKTSVSVGSEAALGAPAATSVVDQVALPVVPPVLPPPAGGTPSLIMPKPRPRTTTGSTSRTKTSCGDLYVTVNQDETGRAFEVFNMMGKSGGCEASFNEAIGRLISLALRAGADPRAIVKQLVGIRCDKPYGVGPDRVLSCSDAIAKSVAEYLAAKAPTTLDAEIEPLAVYKRTGKVAFPCPDCGCELKFEEGCEKCGICGYSRCS from the coding sequence ATGACCGGCGATTCGGCCCCGACCGTCTCGAAATCTCCCGCTCCACGCATCTCGCCGAATGCGCTGAAGGTCCTTCAGAAGCGGTACTTGGCGAAGGATGAGCAGGGCCGCGTCGTCGAGTCCCCGCAGGAACTGTTCGAGCGCGTGGCGCGGAACATCGCGCAGGCCGAGCGGTTGTACGGGACCGACGCCGAAGTGGATCGCGCGTACGAACGGTTTTATACGATCATGGCGGAGTTGGACTTCCTGCCCAACTCCCCGACCCTGATGAATGCAGGCCGGGAGTTGCAACAATTGTCCGCCTGCTTCGTCCTGCCGGTCGGCGACTCGATGGAGGACATTTTTGAAACGGTCAAGCAGGCGGCGATCATTCACAAGACCGGCGGAGGAACGGGATTCGCCTTTTCACGGTTGCGGCCCAAGGATGATGTGGTGCGCACAACGGGGGGCGTGGCTTCGGGGCCGGTCTCATTTATGAAAGTGTTCAACCACGCGACCGAAGCCGTCAAACAAGGGGGGACACGCCGCGGGGCGAACATGGGCATCCTGCGCGTGGACCATCCCGACGTGCTCGAGTTCATCACCTGTAAGACGGATACCAAGGAGATTACCAACTTCAATATCAGTGTAGCGATTACCGATCGATTCATGGCGGCGGTTGAGCGGGGGGAAGAGTACGACCTCGTGAGCCCCCGCAACGGTCAAACCGTGCGACGACTGCCCGCGCGTGAGGTCTTCGACCGCATCGCGTCTTCGGCTTGGCGCAACGGCGAACCCGGATTGTTTTTCATCGATGTCACCAACCGCACCAACCCGACGCCGCACGTCGCGGCCATGGAAGCGACCAATCCTTGCGGGGAGCAACCCCTGCTCCCATATGAATCGTGCAACCTGGGGAGCATCAACGTCGAACGCCACGTGATCCGGCAGAACGGCTGCTACGAGATCGATTGGTCGCGATTGGAACAGACGATTCGAACCAGCGTTCGATTTCTGGACAACGTGATCGACATGAACGCTTACCCGATTCCGCAGATCGAAGCCATCACCAAGGCGAATCGGAAGATCGGCTTGGGGATTATGGGGTTCGCCCGGCTGTTGTTTAAGCTCGGCATCGCTTACGATTCCAATGACGGCGTTGCGATGGGGCGGCAGATCATGAAGTTCTTCCGCGATATCGGCTACGACGAATCACGGCGGTTGGCGGACGAGCGCGGGCCGTACGCCTATTGGGAGGGATCGCTGCACCAGAAACAGGGCCACCGACTGCGCAACTCGTACGTGACCACCGTAGCGCCGACCGGGACCATTTCCATGATTGCGGATACGTCGGGCGGGTGTGAGCCTGAATTTTCCTTGATCTGGTACAAGAACGTGATGGATGGGGAGCACCTCCCGTATGTGCTGGAGGACTTCATCGAGGTGGCTAAGCGGGAGGGATTCTGGCGCGATGACCTCATCCAGCGCATCCTCGACAACCACGGCTCGGCTCGCGGTTTGAGCGACGTCCCCGAGCATTGGCAGCGGGTGTTCGCGACCTCTCACGACGTCGCGCCGGAATGGCACGTTCGGATGCAGGCGGCGTTTCAGGCGCACACCGACAGTGCCGTGTCCAAAACCATCAACTTGCCGGCCAGCGCCACGGTGGAGGACGTCAAAAAGGCCTACCAACTTGCGTATACGCTCGGTTGCAAAGGAATTACCGTCTACCGAGACGGCAGCCGTGACGAGCAGGTACTCAATATCGGGCAATCAGCGAAGACATCCGTCTCCGTCGGATCAGAGGCAGCCCTCGGGGCACCGGCCGCCACATCGGTGGTCGACCAGGTGGCGCTCCCGGTTGTGCCGCCGGTCCTGCCACCTCCCGCGGGAGGAACGCCGTCGCTGATCATGCCCAAGCCGCGCCCTCGTACGACGACCGGCAGCACCAGCCGCACGAAGACATCATGCGGGGATCTGTACGTGACCGTCAATCAAGACGAAACCGGTCGCGCGTTTGAGGTATTCAACATGATGGGAAAATCCGGTGGTTGCGAGGCCTCGTTTAACGAAGCCATCGGTCGCCTGATTTCCCTGGCGTTGCGAGCCGGCGCTGACCCTCGTGCGATCGTCAAACAGCTGGTCGGCATCCGCTGCGACAAACCGTATGGCGTTGGTCCCGACCGGGTGTTGTCCTGCTCAGACGCCATCGCGAAAAGCGTCGCGGAGTATCTGGCGGCGAAGGCTCCAACCACGCTGGACGCCGAGATAGAGCCGCTTGCCGTGTACAAGCGGACGGGAAAAGTCGCGTTTCCGTGTCCCGATTGCGGCTGCGAACTCAAGTTTGAGGAAGGATGTGAGAAATGTGGGATATGTGGGTATTCGCGTTGTAGCTGA
- a CDS encoding zf-HC2 domain-containing protein, whose protein sequence is MSDCDGIMKFLYPYLDGELDERDRTRVYTHLLGCLTCQNTFNVERSFLHLLRTNTTSSPAPMTPRQVAEFVHKRSSSDPQQ, encoded by the coding sequence ATGAGCGACTGCGACGGCATCATGAAGTTCTTGTATCCGTATCTGGACGGAGAGCTCGACGAGCGTGACCGCACTCGAGTCTACACCCACCTGCTGGGTTGCTTGACCTGCCAGAACACCTTTAACGTGGAACGGTCCTTTCTTCACCTTCTGAGGACCAACACAACGAGTTCTCCGGCGCCCATGACGCCTCGCCAAGTCGCAGAGTTCGTTCACAAGCGCTCTTCCTCCGACCCCCAGCAGTAG